One genomic region from Deinococcus apachensis DSM 19763 encodes:
- a CDS encoding ABC transporter ATP-binding protein: MTQVLPSQAVHPPSSEPIVAIRDLQMVFPHPGGQTVALQDANLNIGRGEFISLIGPSGCGKTTLLRLLADLVQPTAGTILIGGQPPGQARRERKYGYVFQAPALLEWRTVLSNVLLPLEVMNVPGDRAARAREMLNLVGLSGFERRYPWQLSGGMQQRVSIARALAFDPPLLFMDEPFGALDEITREHLNLELLRLWRETGKTVIFVTHSISEAVFLSTRVVVMTARPGKIESVVDVDLPQPRGDDTRELPRFFELMTQVRELLRKGHA; encoded by the coding sequence GTGACACAAGTGCTTCCTTCCCAGGCCGTTCACCCCCCCTCCTCCGAGCCCATCGTCGCCATCCGGGACCTCCAGATGGTCTTTCCGCACCCGGGTGGGCAAACCGTCGCCCTTCAGGACGCGAACCTGAACATCGGGCGGGGGGAGTTCATCAGCCTGATCGGGCCGTCGGGATGTGGCAAGACGACCCTGCTGCGGCTGCTGGCGGACCTCGTGCAACCGACCGCCGGAACCATCCTGATTGGGGGACAGCCGCCGGGGCAGGCGAGGCGGGAGCGCAAGTACGGGTATGTCTTCCAGGCCCCGGCGCTGTTGGAGTGGCGCACGGTGCTGAGCAACGTCCTGCTGCCGCTGGAGGTGATGAACGTGCCCGGCGACCGGGCGGCCCGTGCCCGCGAGATGCTGAACCTCGTGGGGCTCTCAGGCTTCGAGCGGCGCTACCCCTGGCAGCTTTCGGGCGGCATGCAGCAGCGGGTGAGCATCGCCCGGGCGCTGGCCTTCGACCCGCCGCTGCTCTTCATGGACGAGCCCTTCGGGGCGCTCGATGAGATCACGCGCGAGCACCTGAACCTCGAACTGCTGCGGCTGTGGCGCGAGACGGGCAAGACGGTCATCTTCGTGACGCACAGCATCAGCGAGGCGGTGTTCCTCAGCACCCGGGTGGTGGTGATGACCGCCCGGCCCGGCAAGATTGAGAGCGTGGTGGACGTGGACCTGCCCCAACCCAGGGGGGACGACACCCGCGAATTGCCGCGCTTTTTCGAGCTGATGACCCAGGTACGCGAACTCCTCCGGAAAGGGCACGCATGA